The genomic region GACCGCAGTGCACGCCGGGGTGGCGCCCTACCGGCCCAATTCCCTCGACGGCGGCTGCCCGTTCAAGGCCGGCGCAGACCTCGGGGCGTTCGTCGATGTCCCGGAAGCCGTGGCGGAGGCCATCAAACAGCGGAAGAATCCGGCCTCCTTCGACGATCACTACAGCCAGCCCCGGCTGTTCTTCCGTAGCCTCACTCCCGTGGAGCAGGACCATGTGATCCAGGCCTACACGTTCGAGCTGGGCAAGTGCTACGAGAAGCCGGTCCGTGAGCGCCAGCTTCTAGCCCTGGCCAACATCGATGCCTCGCTGTGCGCCGCCGTGGCCCGCGGGCTGGGGATGCCCGCTCCCGAGGCCACCGAGGACGTGCCGGACGCCCAGCCCAGCCCCGCCCTGTCCCAGCTGGGGAAGACCTGGCCGGTCGCAGGCCGCGTCGTCGGGATCGTGGCGGACGAGTCCAGTGACCTCGAGGCCGTCCGGGACGCCCGCAAGGCGCTCGACGACGCCGGCATCGTTCCGCTGGTGATCGCACCGTCCGGCGGGACGCTCGGGGGAGAGGCCGACGGCGGGATCCCGGTTCAGCGGACCTACCTCACCGCCCGCTCCACCGAGTTCGATGCCGTCATCGTGGCAGGATCCGGGGCGCCGGCGGACGACGCCGAACAGGGGCTGGACGCGAAAGCCGGGGCTCCCGGTGCTTCGCTTGATCCGCGGGTCGTGCTGCTGCTGTCAGAGGCCTTCCGCCATGCCAAGGCCATCGGGGCGTGGGGATCGGGCTCCGCCGGTGTGGATGCGGCGAGCATCCGGGACGACGCGGCAGGCGTGGTGCTGGGTGACAGTGCCGTGCAGGTGGTTCCGCAGATCCAGGAGCTGCTGGCCGCCCACCGGGCGTGGGAGCGTTTCCCGGCAGCGGCTTCCTGACGGGCGGAGGTTCCTGAAGAGCGGATCTTCCTGAAGGGCGGAGAAGCGTCCTGAGGGTTCGAAGAACAAGGACTGGTCCCGGCGGGGCTAGTCCTTGTTCTTGCCCGAACCCTTGTCCTTGTTCCCCTCCGAGCTGCCCTTGCCCGAGTTGTCCTGCTTTCCAGTGTTCGCGGGAGCCGGCGCAGGGGCGGGAACCGGGACCGGGACTACTGCAGCCGGCGCAGTCGTCGGTGAAGGCTTCGGGGCTGCCGTGTCCTTCGCGGCGGCAGCTTGAGCAGCAGCGTTCTTGGCTGCCTGCGCTGCCGTGAGGTCGGCCCGCACGGAGTTGATGGCCGCCGTGATGCTCCGGTGGCGTTTGAAGGAAACCTGCCCGGCGGCCGCCGCAGCATCTAGCTCAGAGGAGAGACTGCCCAGCGACTTCAGCGCGGCGGCGGGGTTGTTTCCCGCAGCGGACCTGGTGACCTCAAGAACCCGCTCCTGAAGGTTTGCAGCCGCGTCCGTCTCGAGCTCCGGGGCGGCGCCCGCGCAGCCTCCCAGTGCGGCTGCCAACGTGAACCCCGTGAGGACGGTCACCGCCCGGCGCCACGCGGCCGGTGCCTGGCCTGGGGTCATGGTTCGACGCTCCTTTGCAGCTCCACGAGATGGTCACCCAGGGTGCCGCTCACGCTGGGGTAAGGGACGACGTCGGGCGTTTCAGGTGAGTTGGCGGCGACGGTCACCGCGGCGGCTCCGCCCAGCAGGGCTGCCGCCGCGAGGGCGGCGCCAATACGGAAACGCCGGCGCCTCTTCGCGCCGGCGGGCCGGCCGTTCGGGCCTGTTGGTGTCCCATGCTCTGGTCTCTTGGCTGCTGTTTTGGCGGTGGACTCCGTCTCAGGAAACCCCGACGTCGCAGAAAGCCCGGATGTCTCAGACGGACCCGGCAGAATAATCGACGGCGGCCGGGACGGAAGCGTGGGGAGTACGCGGGTGTGCTCCTCGGCCAGGTCTGCGGGAGCGGATTCCGGTGAAACGAGGGCATGCCGGAGAGCCACTTCCAGGTCCGCGGCGGACGGCCGCTCCAGCGGTTCGAGGGCAGTCATGGAAGCCAGCAGGTGCTGCCATTCCGTGGGCAGGTCGCCAGGGATTTCCGGGGCACGGTGCAGCCGCGCCACCGCCGACTCCACCGCGCTGCCCGGGTACTCAACGGTGCCCGTGATGCACTCCAACAGCACGAGGCCCAGCGAATAGATGTCCGACGCGGGCGAAAGCGGCGAGCCCATGGCCTGCTCGGGGCTCAGGTACGCTGCCGTGCCCACCATGGTGCCGGTGGCCGTCAGGCGGGTGCCGTCCACGATCCGGGCAATGCCGAAGTCTGTCAGTTTGGGCCGCACCGGCTCGCCGGGGCGTACCTGGATCAGGAGGATGTTGGCGGGCTTGATGTCGCGGTGGATGATGCCCAGCCCGTGAACGTAGGCGAGGGCATCGGCGACCCCGGCGCCGACGACGGACAGCTCGTCGAGCGGAACGCGGCTGTGCCGGATGCGGCTGCGCAGGTCCTGGCCCTCCACGAGTTCCATGGTCAGGAAGGGCCGGGGCTGGTCCGGCACGCGGGTATCCACGCCGGCGTCGAAAAGGGTGACAAGGCTGGGATGGTTCAGGGTTGCCAGGAGCCGGATCTCGGCTTCCTGCCTTTTGAGTTCATCGGCATCTGCGGCTTGGGGGGCAAAGAGCTTCAGGGCCACATCCCGGCCCAGGTTCTGGTCCCTGGCCGTATAGACCGACGACATGCCGCCGCGGCCGATCACTTCACCCAGCCGGTAGCGCCCGCCCAGTACATCCGTAGTCACCCCGCTGGGCGATTCTTCTAACACGTTGCCGTCCTTATCAGCTCTGGCTCGGTGTTAAGGATAATACGTGTACTTAGTAATTAAGGCCGCTGGCTGTCCGGTTGGCCGGTTGGGGCGGAAGCCGGAGGGCGCCCGGGCGGGGGCACGGCTTCGCCGGCGGCCCGGCATCCGGAAGTCCAGAGGACTGCCGTGATGCGGACCGCCGACGAAGGGCGGTTATTCCTGTCCGGTCAGGAACCGGGTGTTAGGCCTTTTTCCTGCGGATCACCAGCAGCGCGCCGACGGCGAGCAGGACCAAGGCGAGCGGCAGCAGCCCAGCGTCGGTTCCGGTGTTGGCGAGCGTCTGTTGTGCGGTAGCCAAGTTTCCGTTGGCCATAGTTGCCGTGCTCTCCGGCGCGGAGACGCCCGTGGTCACCGAGCCCGCGGGCAGGATGGCGGCGCCGGCCGTGGTGGTCACGGTGCCAGCGCCCGTTGCGGCTCCGCCAGCGGCGGTGCCTGTGCCGGATCCGTTCCCGTCGGTTCCGGCGGTGCCTGTGCCAGTACCGTCAGTGGCAGTGCCATCAGTGCCCGTGCCGTCGGCTCCCGTTCCGGCTCCATCGGTACCGGTGCCATCCGTTCCGTCGCCGGGATCGGAGCCGTTGCCAGTTCCGTCGCCCGGATCGGAGCCGTTGCCAGTTCCGTCACCCGGATCAGTAGCGGGCGGCGTCGTGACAGTTCCTGCGCCAAATCCGATGCCGAGGTCGACACCCAGGTCCACGGACGCATCAGTTCCCGTGCCGAGCCCGAGGCCGACGGTGCCTTCCGCACCAGTTCCCAGGGAACCCGTGTTGCCGAGGTTGAGGTCGACGACGGCGGTCAGGTCGGCGGCAGGAGCAACGGTGTCCGTTCCCGTGCCGGTGTTGTTACCGAGGCTGATGTCGACGACGGCGTCGGCGAGGGTGCTATCGGTGCCATTTCCCAGGACGCCAGTGTTGCCGAGGTCAATGTCCGCGGCGGCTGCCACGTCGGCGGCGGGAACAGTGGTGCCCGTTCCCCCTCCGATGCCACCGAGGTTCACGTCCACGGCGGCAGCTACGTCGGTGGCGGGAGCGACAGTTCCGGTTCCGGCGCCGGTCCCACCAAGGTTGATGTCCGCGGCGGCTGTCACGTTGGCGGCGGGAACGTTAGTGTCGGTTCCTGTCACTGCGGTGTTGCCGAGGTTGATGTCCGCGGCGGCTGCCACGTTGGCGGCGGGAACGTTGGTGTCGGTTCCTGTCACTGCGGTGTTGCCGAGGTTGATGTCGACCGCTGCGGTGGCGTCGGCGGCGGGAGCTACGGTTCCGGTTCCGGCGCCGGTCCCACCAAGGTTGATGTCCGCGGCGGCTGCCACGTTGGCGGCGGGAACGTTGGTGTCGGTTCCTGTCACTGCGGTGTTGCCGAGGTTGATGTCGACCGCTGCGGTGGCGTCGGCGGCGGGAGCTACGGTTCCGGTTCCGGCGCCGGTCCCACCAAGGTTGATGTCCGCGGCGGCTGCCACGTTGGCGGCGGGAACGTTGGTGTCGGTTCCTGTCACTGCGGTGTTGCCGAGGTTGATGTCGACCGCTGCGGTGGCGTCGGCGGCGGGAGCTACGGTTCCGGTTCCGGCGCCGGTCCCACCAAGGTTGATGTCCGCGGCGGCTGCCACGTTGGCGGCGGGAACGTTGGTGTCGGTTCCTGTCACTGCGGTGTTGCCGAGGTTGACGTCGACCAGGGCGGTCGCGGCCGGTGCCACGGCGGCAGTGCTGCCGTTCGAGGTACCGGTGTTGAGGTCGAGGTCGGCATTAACGCTGACCGCGGAAGAATTCGACGGCGCTGGGCCACCCAGCAGACCCAGCGACGTCGAAGCATTGAGGTCCGCCGAAGCGGTTTCGGACGCGATGTTGACCCCGCCTGTAGCAGTGGTATCCGCGCTCGCCGCGGTTGCGCCGAGGGCTAGTAACCCTCCGGCAAAGAGGGTGCCTAATAGGCCCCTGCGAACTGTCTGGTGCATTGTGATGTCTCCTGAAAAGTTGTTGTCAGGTGCTCATGGCAACCTGATTGGCCGTGTGTCTGCCGCAGCGAGGCAGAAGAGGCCCAACTAGTCAGGAGAGGAGCCGGGGTCGTTGGCCACCGGCGAAGGAACATGCTGAAGAGGTCCGCTGACAGGGACAAAGCCCATGAGCGGCAGGTATTCAAAGGGGCTGTTCAGCCAGGCGGCGGAAGCCGAAGGGCCGCCGGAGGGCGTGCCACCACCCGAGCCTGAGGCGGGAGAGGGAAGCAGCGCCTCCGGCGACGACGTTCCGTCGCCACCGGATGGTGAGTCTCCGCCGGCAGGAACCTTCGGGGCAGACCCGATGGGGTTAGCGGCTTTCGGCGCAACAGCGTGGCTGAAATGAGCCGGGGATCCTGCGGCCGGTTGAACAGGCGGCGCGGACACCACAGAGGGCCCGGCCGCTATGCCAGGCGAGGCCCCTGGACTTGCGGAAATTTGTCCCGTTTCGGCGAAGCCAACTGCGGGTAGCCGTTCTGGATTCGCGACAATGCCCGTCACGACGTCCTTGGCGCGCGCCGTGATCGGTGCCGTCAGAGGAGGTGTCTGCGTCAGCACGTCACTGACCGGCTCGACGGGAAGCTCGACAGGAAGAGTCTCGGTCACCGGGCTCACGACGTCGGTTACTGGCTTCACGACCTCGGTAACTGGCTCAACAACCTCGGCGACCGGCGTCACAATAGTTTCGGCCGTGTCCGTCAGCGCTCCATCAGCAACGGAGGCGACGGGATCATTAACCCCAGCCAGGGTGTCGTCGGGAATCGCCCCGCCGAGAGCGGCGTTAACGGGCTCCACAATGTCCGCCACAACCGGGGCAACGACGGCCTCCGGTGTTGGCGCCGGTGGCGTGGAACGAGCGGGAACCACGGGTGGAGGCGCAACAACCGACGGCTGTGCGGCCGTGGCCGGCGCAAGTGTCCCCGGCAATGGTGCCGGGAGAGCTGCCGGATCGACGGCTGGAAGTGGCAGGGGCGCTACGGCTGGCGTTGGCTGAGCAGCGGCGCGGGCTTCAGGTGCCGTAGAGGAGACCAGCGCGCCAACGCTTCCCGCCACGCTGTCCGCGTTTCCTTTGATGGACGAGACAGCCGATGAAAGACTGTCGCCAAGGGAGTCAGACAGGTGTGGTGTGTCGGCGTTGCCGGCCGGGGCGGATACAGCCAGCCAGGCCACAGTGGCGGCGCCGGCCAAGAGAACCGCGCGCAAAGGGCGCAGCGCAGACCACGACAAAGCCGCATTGGTCATGCTTAACACCCCCAAGCTCACCGAACGAATCGACGATCGACTACAGCCTAAGCCTGCCCCAAAGTGAGAGTCCAGACCCGTGAGGATAATTCTTTCGATTCGATGAAGGCCGGAAGAGCTGCTCAGTGGGCGTCGTTGGGATACGCGACACCGAGCTGGGCACGCACGCCGTCGAACAGCCGCATCGTATTCAGCGAGTCCTCGAGGGGCATGACCGGGCTCTCGGTCAGGCCCTGCTGGATGCACCGGGTTACCTCACGAAGCTCGTACGTATAACCCCGGCCCGTCACCTCGAAGTGTTCCGTCCGCGGTGTCTCCTGCCCGATCCCCACCACCAGCTTCCTGGGGTTGTTGATCGAGCCGAGTGTCTGCAGATACCCAAGACTGCCGGCAACCGTCGCGGCGCGGGGGCCGTGGGCGAGTAGGGACGAGGTGAGCTGTGCCTGCGCGCCGTGGTGGTAACCCAGCGTGAGCGCATTCTGGGCGTCCACGCCGTCGTCGTTCAAAGTGCCCATGGCACTGACCGTCTGCGGGAAACCCAGGGTGCCGAGGGCCCACAACAGCGGGTAGACGGTGATGTCCAGAAGTGCGCCGCCGCCGTCCTGAACGGCCCAGAGCCTGGCGGTGGGGGAGTACGGCGCCGGGAAGCCGAGGTCTGCCGTGACCCACTGGACGGTTCCGAGCTCGCCGGAATGTGCGATCTCGAAAGCCCTCTGCATGCTGGGCAGGAAGCGGCTCCACACGGCTTCCATCAGGAACAGCTTCTTTTCGCGGGCTACGTCGATCAACTCGGCAGCCTCACGCGCATTGATGGTGAACGCCTTTTCGCAGAGCACATGCTTTCCCGCCCGAAGCGCAGCCAGCACCACACGGTGGTGCTGCGCGTGCGGCGTGGCCACGTAGACCACGTCCACCGAGTCGTCGGCGAGGAGCCGCTCATAGCCGTGCTGTCCGCCGTCGTCCCCGTACGCCACCGCGAAGCCGAACTCGCCAGCAAACGCGTCCGCGGTGTGTTGGGCGCGGGAGCTGACAGCATAGAGCTCCGCGTCCTCCAGCAGCGCCAGGTCCCGCGACGCCAGGGAAGCG from Arthrobacter globiformis harbors:
- a CDS encoding mucin-associated surface protein gives rise to the protein MTPGQAPAAWRRAVTVLTGFTLAAALGGCAGAAPELETDAAANLQERVLEVTRSAAGNNPAAALKSLGSLSSELDAAAAAGQVSFKRHRSITAAINSVRADLTAAQAAKNAAAQAAAAKDTAAPKPSPTTAPAAVVPVPVPAPAPAPANTGKQDNSGKGSSEGNKDKGSGKNKD
- a CDS encoding serine/threonine-protein kinase, translating into MLEESPSGVTTDVLGGRYRLGEVIGRGGMSSVYTARDQNLGRDVALKLFAPQAADADELKRQEAEIRLLATLNHPSLVTLFDAGVDTRVPDQPRPFLTMELVEGQDLRSRIRHSRVPLDELSVVGAGVADALAYVHGLGIIHRDIKPANILLIQVRPGEPVRPKLTDFGIARIVDGTRLTATGTMVGTAAYLSPEQAMGSPLSPASDIYSLGLVLLECITGTVEYPGSAVESAVARLHRAPEIPGDLPTEWQHLLASMTALEPLERPSAADLEVALRHALVSPESAPADLAEEHTRVLPTLPSRPPSIILPGPSETSGLSATSGFPETESTAKTAAKRPEHGTPTGPNGRPAGAKRRRRFRIGAALAAAALLGGAAAVTVAANSPETPDVVPYPSVSGTLGDHLVELQRSVEP
- a CDS encoding Gfo/Idh/MocA family protein, which gives rise to MTSPIAKPWLFSQPNQDPLAATGRPLRWGVIATGRIASLASRDLALLEDAELYAVSSRAQHTADAFAGEFGFAVAYGDDGGQHGYERLLADDSVDVVYVATPHAQHHRVVLAALRAGKHVLCEKAFTINAREAAELIDVAREKKLFLMEAVWSRFLPSMQRAFEIAHSGELGTVQWVTADLGFPAPYSPTARLWAVQDGGGALLDITVYPLLWALGTLGFPQTVSAMGTLNDDGVDAQNALTLGYHHGAQAQLTSSLLAHGPRAATVAGSLGYLQTLGSINNPRKLVVGIGQETPRTEHFEVTGRGYTYELREVTRCIQQGLTESPVMPLEDSLNTMRLFDGVRAQLGVAYPNDAH